CTCACCAAACCGGTAGGCAGTGCGGCAACTCTCGTCAATCCGACCACCGCATCACCGACCTTTACGGTTGATCGAGAGGGTAATTACGTTGCACAACTCATTGTGAATGACGGCACCGTGAATAGTTCTCCCGACAGCGTAATTGTGACCGTTACCAATGTGGCGCCTATTGCCAACGCCGGCCCCGACCAAAGCGGCCAAACAGTAGCAGCGCTGATCCACCTCAGTGGTAGCGCCAGCACTGATGGCAACGGAGATCTGCTCACCTATAGCTGGACATTGATAACTAGGCCTCCAGGCAGCGTGGCAACTCTGGCCAATCCAACCACTGTCTCGCCGGCATTCACCGCAGATCTTAGCGGTTCCTACACCGTCGAACTCGTCGTGAGCGACGGCCAAGTAAGCAGTTCACCAGACACCGTGACCATCATTGTTAATTAACTAGTAGGGCTGAGGGCATTGTGAAGTACTCCCACAATGTTCCCTCAGCCCATACTCACTCCTCCCCTCCCCCTTCGTAGGGCAGACAAACTCAGGGTTGTTTCGGTATGATGCGCGAATAATTTCAACCGAGAGCAAACCGGCCATCAGCCGGTACTTGCGAAGAGTGCAGTCAGATTTTACTGCCATAACTTTGAAGAGATCGTCGTGCGGATATTTGCGTTGACGCGCAACACAGAGACAGCCCTTGCGAATCAGTGGACTCTCGCCCTGATACTTCTGCTTGCAGTTGGAGTTGCGGCCTGCGGCGACGTCTCTAATGCTCCGACCCCAGCACCAGGACCAGGCGCTTTGACGATTACCGCGACGGCTCTGCCGCATGGGACGGCAAATCTACCCTATGCCGAAACAGTAGGACCATCGGGAGGCATTTCGCCATACAGCTTGTCAGTGACTCCCGCGCTTCCGGCCAATCTCTCGCTAAATCAAACCACGGGTATTATTACAGGAACGCCCGTCGCTCAAAGTAGCGGGACCTATACCTTCACGTTGCAAGATGCCTCGGTACCTCCACAGTCAGTACAAAAAGCCCTTGCACTGACAATCAACCAGGCGGCAGCCATCCTATCGATTACCACTCCATCGCTCCCCAGCGGGAATGTCGGTCGAGCCTATAGCCAGACTGTCCAAGTTGCCGGCGGGGCTGGTGCGCTGACATGGAGCATCCTTCCCGGTGGCGTACTGCCACAGAACGTAAATCTGAATCCGTCGACCGGTGTAATTTCTGGCACGCCGACGGCGCCAGGCACATCGACTTTCACCGTACGGGTCACCGATACGACAGGGCAAGCTGACCAGCAGGCCTACTCGATTCTTATCAACCCAGCAACTCCGCCGAATATCACGACCATCTTGCTTCCTGGTGGAACAGTCGGACAAGCCTATAACGAAACACTACAAGCGACAGGCGGAACAGGAACCTTAGCTTGGAGCCGCAGTGCTGGATCACTTCCCGTCAATCTCACCTTGAGTTCGAGCGGAGTCATTTCAGGCACTCCGACCAACACGGGCACGGCAACCTTCACCGTGCGAGTGACGGATGCACTATCACAGTCAGATACCCAACAGTTTTCAATCTCCGTCACCACCGCACTGACGATTACAACCACCTCCATAGCGAGCTGCCGAGTTAATCGCAATTGCAATCGGTCATTGGCTGAATCCGGAGGCACAACTCCCTACACATGGAGCCTCAATGCTGGCTCAGAGGGGCTTCCGGCTGGTTTGTCATTGAGCCAGGACGGCGTGATCAGCGGAACCGCTACGGTTATTGGATCAACATCACCGACGTTCAGAGTGCAGGACTCAGCCGGCCGATCCGTCACCAAGCAACTAACGGTCACAATTACGTCCTAATTGACGTCGGTTTGACTTCCCCTTCCCTGCCCTCCTAGAATCCGACCATGGCTTCGTCCTTCGTTCATCTCCATCTGCACACCCAGTTCAGCCTCCTCGACGGCGCGAATCAGATCGAGCCGCTCGTGCAGCAGATCAAGTCATTTGGTCAGCCGGCCGTGGCCATGACCGACCATGGCAACATGTTCGGCGCGATCGAGTTCTATCGCAAAGCCAAGGATGCAGGGGTCAAACCCATCATCGGATGCGAAGCCTATATGGCGCTCGGCAGCCGCCATGCGAAGAAGGACAGTGGGCTTGCCCATAACGATTACTACCATCTGATTCTCCTGGCTCGAAATCTGACCGGCTATCAGAACCTCATCAAGCTTTCTAGTAAAGCATACCTTGAAGGGTTCTACTATAAGCCTCGGATGGACAAGGAACTTCTCAAGGAACATCATGAGGGGTTGATTGCCTTGTCAGGCTGCCTCAGCGGCGAAATTCCTTACCTCATCGGCCAAAAAGACATGGACGGCGCCATAGCCGTCGCAGGGGAATTTCAGGAGATCTTCGGGAAAGAACATTTCTACCTCGAAGTGCAGGCCAACGGTCTCGATCACCAGCGCATCGCCAATGCCGGCCTGATCGAAATACACAAGAAACTCAACATCCCAATGGCAGGCACCAACGACTGCCACTACCTCAAAAAAGAAGACTCCCATCCGCACGAGCTGATGCTCTGCCTCCAAACCGGCAAGACGCGCAGCGACCCGAACCGGATGAAGTTCGACACCGATCAGCTCTACGTCAAATCGACGGAAGAAATCACGCCGGCCTTTGCCGAATTTCCCGGTGCCGTCACGAACACCTGCCGCATCGCGGACAATTGCGACCTGGAGCTCGTCCTTAACAAGACGCACCTGCCGCAATACAAAGTCCCGGAAGGCTATACCCGCGAATCCTACGTCGAGCAGCTGGCCATCGAAGGACTCACGGCCCGGCTGAAAGAACGGCCCAGCACGATCCTGCCGGCCGCCTATGAGTTGCGACTGCGCGAAGAGCTGATGGTTATTTGCTCCATGGGCTTTGCCGGCTATTTCCTGATCGTCTGGGACATTATCCGCTTTGCTCGCTCACGCAATATTCCAGTCGGACCGGGACGCGGTTCGGCGGCGGGCAGTCTCGTCGCTTATGCACTGCGCATCACGGACCTTGATCCGCTCGTCTACAGCCTGCTCTTCGAGCGGTTCCTGAATCCAGAACGTGTGTCCCTCCCCGATATCGACATGGACTTCTGCATGGATCGCCGCGGCGAGGTGATCAACTATGTCGTAGATAAATACGGCAAAGACCACGTCGCCCAGATCATTACGTTCGGCACGCTCGGCGCGAAAGCCGCGATCCGCGATGTCGGTCGCGTGCTCGAAATCCCCTATGCCGAAGCCGACAAGGTCGCCAAGCTGATACCCAACCAGCTCAACATGACCCTGCAACAGGCGCTGGAGCAAGAGCCCAAGCTGATGGAGTTGGTCAACACCGACGCCCGCATCGCCGAGCTCATGAAAGTCGCGCAATCGTTGGAAGGCCTGGCGCGGCACGCCTCGACCCACGCGGCTGGCGTCGTCATCTCCGAAGGCCCGCTGACCGACCATGTGCCCCTCTACAAGGGGGCCAACGACGAAATCGTGACGCAATACACGATGGGCGATGTCGAAAAGATCGGCCTGGTCAAATTCGACTTCCTCGGGCTCAAGACCCTGACCATGATCCACCGGGCGGAGATTCTTATCAACGAAACGCATCCCGATCAGCCTCCGCTCGCGGTGGAACAGCTCCCCTTCGACGATGTGAAAACCTTTGAACTCCTTTCGTCCGGCAAAACCACCGGGATCTTTCAGCTGGAAAGTTCCGGCATGCGCGACCTGCTCACCGGCTTCAGACCGGACCGATTTGAAGACATCATCGCCATCATCGCCCTTTACCGCCCCGGTCCGATGGACCTGATTCCAGACTTCATCAAGCGCAAGCAAGGCAAAATTCCGATCACCTACGAGACGCCCGAACTTGAGCCGATCCTGAAGGACACCTATGGGGTCATCGTCTATCAGGAACAGGTCATGGCGATCGCCAACAAGATCGCTGGCTTCTCACTAGGACAAGCCGACATTCTCCGCCGCGCGATGGGCAAGAAAAAGCCGGAGGAAATGGAGAAGCTGCGCGTCAAATTCCTGGAAGGCGCGAAGAACAACAAGATCGCCGAGAAGAAGGCGGACAAGCTCTACGAGCTGATTCAAAAGTTTGCCGGCTACGGATTCAATAAGTCGCACGCGGCGGCCTATGCCGTCGTCTGCTATCACACGGGCTACCTCAAGGCGCACTACCCGACTGAATTCATGGCCGCGCTCATGACCACGGACATGGGTAATCAGGATAAGATCGTCGGCTACTTCACCGAATGCCGCGATCTCGGCATCAAGGTGCTGGGGCCCGACATCAACGAGAGCGGCAAGAACTTTACGGTCATCGACCGCGCTATCCGATTCGGCATGGCAGCGATCAAGAACGTGGGCGAGGGAGCGGTCGAATCCGTCCTGGCCATTCGCGCAGAGAACGGCCCGTTCAAATCCTTTTACGACTTCTGCCGGCGTGTCGACCTGCATAAAGTGAATAAGCGCATGCTGGAAGGCCTGATCAAGACCGGCGCCTTTGATTCCTCCGCCGCGAAACGGGCGCAGCTGATGGCCGTGATGGACCAAGCCGTCGAAGACGGCGCAGCCGCCCAGCGCGAGCGCGACCTGGGACAAACCAGTATCTTCGGCGATGAGCATAGCGGGCCCGACACCTCAGCCACGCTGGCGACGCCTCCACTCCCGCCGATTGCTGAGTGGGATCAAGCACTGCGATTAAAATATGAGCGGGAGCTGAC
The window above is part of the Nitrospira lenta genome. Proteins encoded here:
- a CDS encoding PKD domain-containing protein; its protein translation is VSPTFTVDRDGTYTAQLIVNDGTVSSTPDTVNITSDNVAPVSNAGPDQLGKQPASVIALDGLGSSDANGDPLTYSWSLTKPVGSAATLVNPTTASPTFTVDREGNYVAQLIVNDGTVNSSPDSVIVTVTNVAPIANAGPDQSGQTVAALIHLSGSASTDGNGDLLTYSWTLITRPPGSVATLANPTTVSPAFTADLSGSYTVELVVSDGQVSSSPDTVTIIVN
- a CDS encoding Ig domain-containing protein; amino-acid sequence: MTITATALPHGTANLPYAETVGPSGGISPYSLSVTPALPANLSLNQTTGIITGTPVAQSSGTYTFTLQDASVPPQSVQKALALTINQAAAILSITTPSLPSGNVGRAYSQTVQVAGGAGALTWSILPGGVLPQNVNLNPSTGVISGTPTAPGTSTFTVRVTDTTGQADQQAYSILINPATPPNITTILLPGGTVGQAYNETLQATGGTGTLAWSRSAGSLPVNLTLSSSGVISGTPTNTGTATFTVRVTDALSQSDTQQFSISVTTALTITTTSIASCRVNRNCNRSLAESGGTTPYTWSLNAGSEGLPAGLSLSQDGVISGTATVIGSTSPTFRVQDSAGRSVTKQLTVTITS
- the dnaE gene encoding DNA polymerase III subunit alpha, coding for MASSFVHLHLHTQFSLLDGANQIEPLVQQIKSFGQPAVAMTDHGNMFGAIEFYRKAKDAGVKPIIGCEAYMALGSRHAKKDSGLAHNDYYHLILLARNLTGYQNLIKLSSKAYLEGFYYKPRMDKELLKEHHEGLIALSGCLSGEIPYLIGQKDMDGAIAVAGEFQEIFGKEHFYLEVQANGLDHQRIANAGLIEIHKKLNIPMAGTNDCHYLKKEDSHPHELMLCLQTGKTRSDPNRMKFDTDQLYVKSTEEITPAFAEFPGAVTNTCRIADNCDLELVLNKTHLPQYKVPEGYTRESYVEQLAIEGLTARLKERPSTILPAAYELRLREELMVICSMGFAGYFLIVWDIIRFARSRNIPVGPGRGSAAGSLVAYALRITDLDPLVYSLLFERFLNPERVSLPDIDMDFCMDRRGEVINYVVDKYGKDHVAQIITFGTLGAKAAIRDVGRVLEIPYAEADKVAKLIPNQLNMTLQQALEQEPKLMELVNTDARIAELMKVAQSLEGLARHASTHAAGVVISEGPLTDHVPLYKGANDEIVTQYTMGDVEKIGLVKFDFLGLKTLTMIHRAEILINETHPDQPPLAVEQLPFDDVKTFELLSSGKTTGIFQLESSGMRDLLTGFRPDRFEDIIAIIALYRPGPMDLIPDFIKRKQGKIPITYETPELEPILKDTYGVIVYQEQVMAIANKIAGFSLGQADILRRAMGKKKPEEMEKLRVKFLEGAKNNKIAEKKADKLYELIQKFAGYGFNKSHAAAYAVVCYHTGYLKAHYPTEFMAALMTTDMGNQDKIVGYFTECRDLGIKVLGPDINESGKNFTVIDRAIRFGMAAIKNVGEGAVESVLAIRAENGPFKSFYDFCRRVDLHKVNKRMLEGLIKTGAFDSSAAKRAQLMAVMDQAVEDGAAAQRERDLGQTSIFGDEHSGPDTSATLATPPLPPIAEWDQALRLKYERELTGFYITAHPLTRYEATLKALSTATTVGLSDVSDGKEVRICGIIASVKSMITKKGDRMAYLNVEDLHGTVEVIAFPDLFKTAGELIAPERLVRITGTIDRGDKGTKLRGVKIEPLAEVQTQSIKRVQIRLSNRSETTDQLPKLRDIFTRYPGNTTVSLTLSMENALEADTVPLPNHTISPSEYFVADVEEVLGKGALSLLS